One genomic segment of Falco biarmicus isolate bFalBia1 chromosome 15, bFalBia1.pri, whole genome shotgun sequence includes these proteins:
- the WDR88 gene encoding LOW QUALITY PROTEIN: WD repeat-containing protein 88 (The sequence of the model RefSeq protein was modified relative to this genomic sequence to represent the inferred CDS: inserted 1 base in 1 codon; substituted 2 bases at 2 genomic stop codons) yields the protein ILLLFLFSYSPSWTKLSKIISRKNIPKLSSVPLQIQFKILRGHSDAVSSCHFCFEDTKMLSCSYNRTVKLWDVEKGFPVQVFEDEHTAPISECILTPDDRRVVTSSYDNTVKAWAVETGKILWTVEHEGFVTXSISYNGRYVVSNLDKENTIYVFDAVRATLPAHTQSHHKSTITRCCFDPDNQKVTSVSYDKAIKLWDMVTRSTSITINEXETGTSNAISDCCCTADGHYLCTASWDKSLKIRDIKTGEFXCHEPVSLNQRHEGSVSSCHFSQGASLVSGGYDNTIAIWDTDAAYKRLSLKGLKVGRNSHS from the exons ATTCTCCTCCTGTTCTTGTTTTCATACTCCCCCTCGTGGACCAAGctgtcaaaaataatttcaaggaaaaacatTCCTAAACTTTCCTCTGTTCCTTTACAGATCCAATTTAAAATTCTGAGGGGACACAGTGATGCTGTGAGCTCCTGCCACTTTTGCTTTGAAGAcacaaaaatgctttcatgCTCTTACAATAGAACAGTGAAGCTCT GGGATGTTGAGAAAGGTTTTCCTGTTCAAGTTTTTGAAGACGAACACACTGCCCCAATTTCTGAGTGCATCTTGACTCCTGATGACAGAAG AGTGGTAACATCATCATATGATAACACTGTTAAGGCTTGGGCtgtggaaacaggaaaaatact GTGGACGGTAGAACATGAAGGCTTTGTAA TTAGTATTTCTTATAATGGCAGATATGTGGTATCTAATTTAGACAAAGAAAATACCATATATGTTTTTGATGCAGTAAGAGCAACATTACCGGCACATACCCAAA GTCATCACAAAAGTACAATCACAAGATGTTGTTTTGACCCAGATAACCAAAAAGTGACTTCAGTATCATATGACAAGGCCATAAAGCTATGGGATATGGTGACACGATCCACTTCAATTACAATTAATGAGTAAGAAACA GGGACAAGCAATGCTATCTCAGATTGCTGCTGTACCGCTGATGGTCATTACTTGTGCACAGCATCCTGGgacaaaagcttaaaaatacGGGATATAAAGACAGGAGAATTTTAGTGTCATGAACCCGTTTCCTTGAACCAAAGACATGAGGGTTCTGTTAGTTCCTGCCATTTCAGCCAGGGTG CATCACTTGTGTCTGGTGGATATGACAACACTATAGCTATATGGGATACAGATGCAGCCTATAAAAGGCTAAGCTTAAAG ggACTTAAAGTGGGGCGAAATAGTCACAGCTGA